A region of the Falco biarmicus isolate bFalBia1 chromosome 10, bFalBia1.pri, whole genome shotgun sequence genome:
CAATAAAAGCTTATAATTTGCATTAGTGTTACTTCTGTTTTGATAGTTGAATTTCATCCTCTAAAAGGAAATTTCATCCTCTGAGATCTTTTACCTTGTTAATTTCAGCCTTTATGCATGaaaatcttcattatttctgtgtgtgtgtgtaaaacgCTTTTATTGGAATGTAAACCATTTTAAAAGTTCTTAGTAGTAATGTTCTAAGAATGTATATTCTGAAAAGCATAAGCTGTAATGTTTTTCCAGAGCTTCATTTATGACCAAGACTGTACAGTATCAAAATGAGCTGCATAAATTCCTAATTTGGGATACAGCTGGACAGGAGCGGGTAAGTAGAATCAATATCTGTGGTGATAGTTTTGGCTAGAGTTCGTGCTGCTTTTCAACCTTGCCCTTGAAAGTCACAGTGTGATCTGGTTTTACAAACATGTATTAGAATGTTTGTTTCTATGCAGGTTTCTATCAAGATATGGGTGctgtaaatatgtttttattatcaTAGTTAAAGTACGAAGTTAAGGATGATTACCCAAGAAGAGGAGCTTATAAAACAAAAGACTGGGTTTAGATGCGTTGAAAGGGAGTgccatttcaaaagaaaacaaggtcGGGGAGGGGGAAGCCCCCAGCTGTCTCTAGTACTATTTCTACTTGAGTTTTAAATGTTCaactgcagtgtttgcagcCAGTGCAACTGGCAATGTGAGGATCAAAGTTAAATGAATAATCGTATTTCATAGTACAAGTAAGGCCCTGATTATGGAAAAATAGACAACGGCTAATACATTCTGTTAGCTTCAGTGTTACGATTATTAATGTGAGTAGGATGTGGGTTTAggctttcaaaagcagcatttcaagCAGTGTTATCGGTGTTAACTgatctttaattattttgtaaagttTTACTTCTCAAATCTGATAGTGTTAGCCATGTCaagaaaactttgaaatctAAATTTTAATTTGGTAGTCTGGGGTTTTGTTCTCTGCAGCATGCATGGCTCTGAGGGGAGGTAACAAAAGCTTTCAAGATAATGATGAGTAAAATGAAATCACAATTTGCAtgatttttacttaaaatttaaaaggaaagctttgCTAGTTAACTTGCTTGTTTATGGATTGCTAGTAACAGTTGTAGAAATTACAGCAGCTGTATTAACAGTGCTTATTCTTGCAGTTTCTTGACTGTTAACTACTGGTAGCTGTCAGTTATTCATGATGAGTTTATTTAGGATGTGAGTTAACTGTAACAAAGGTAGACACCAGAGCTGTCCCCAGTAAGGGTCAGATTGATCAGGTTGGTTTATTACTTCAGGATAATGACTGGCAAAGGCAACTGTACTATTTGTCAGGATTGGCTCGAGAAACAAAGAgcccaagcaaaaaaaaaaccaatcaaccaatcccccaaccccccccaaaaaacccaccaatcaacaaaaccaaagaacaaaacaaaaaaaaatactaaacaaaAAATTCCCAAACCTTTGAAAAGGCTCAGTCATCCCTGTTGAGGGTCACTTGACCTTTTGGACTCCTGGTGGAACTGACTTGCTAGCTTTTCAGCTTGAGAACAGCCTTGATGGCTAGAAGGTAACTTGAGTATTTGTATTGCATTTCAGTGCTCTAGATTTTGAGTGacaatttatttccttccagCAGCAACATATAAAGCAATCTTACATTGTCAGGGATGTGTCCCAGTGATATGTCAAATAGAATCCATGTTATCGGAAATATCAGAGTCCTTCCATTACTAGCAGTCAGTCAGCATTTGCTGTAAATAGTGTCTTAAGTGAACATCCTAGTCTATTCTGAAAAGTTAATGCTGGAATATGAGTCTTCTAAGAGGTAGAGTATGAATTTTAAGAGATTGGTACTCTTAAATGGAAAGCTTTATAAACATACATGCTGCAATTTGGCAGGAAATGTCCATTACATGTTAGCGTTCCGTGCTCTTCacttcagctgtgtttgcaaGCAATGGCAGAACACTGTAATTTGGATTCAGAACACTATACAATCTGAGGAAGCATCTCTGTGCACGACTAGCATGTTCCTTGTCGTCCTGTTTTTGGATTTTGAGGAATAcctctttaattttcttccataaaGTTACGTGGTATCTTTATTGaaattgaaaaaggaaaaatgtcttaCCTGGGCTCTGATCCAGGAGCTGTGATATCTGTGAAGCTTATGTTCCACACCTGAGAGAAGTCACTGTGAGGCTCCAACATATCCAAGGAAACCAGTGAAATGGAAACAAGGCTATTTACTTTGAAATGATGCCAGTATCTtcatagatttctttttttcctccaaagcagAACACCACTGTCACTTACTGCTAGTCATAAATGGTCTGCATACCTACCTGCCTTGCCCTGAAATCTGGCACAATTTTTTGGTCATGCAACTCATCTGACAATGAGTTATGAAAGGGATCCCCTCCATGGTGGGTGAACACCAAACAATGTCCACGTTTCAAATACCAAAAACATCCACACCATTCTTGGAACTAAAATGTCTCTGCTGAGCTATGAAGTGTAATGCACAGAATTCATAGTCCTGGCTTCTTGAGGAGCATTTGCTATTTTCCACCTCCAAAGCCCAGCAGTGAATAGTTCTGCACTACACTGGGCAATCCACTTGATCTAAATGGCTTCGGGGAGTGGCTGGCTAGTTTTGTTCTGAAAGTGGAACCCTGCACTAATTCATTTCACAACAGCTCATTTCcctacacacaccccccacatCACACAACCCTCTTTCTTCTACACTGAGTAAAGTTGATAGGAGATTACTTATAGCAATTGGGATTTTGCCTTCTTAACAATTTTGAGTTTTTCTGGATAATTACATTATGTCATCTTAATTCTGCCAAAACACAAATTGGAGGCTGGAGGGCAAGCTGAAGTCTttgaaaaaatagcaaaaggaaaattcagtgtttctggTAACATCTGCtttgttactgtattttatctGCTGACTGCTCTTAGGTGGAAAAAAGTATCTAAGTGTTAGCAGGCAGGAAATGAGAGTAATACAAAATCAGCAAGTGAAAGTTGGTTTATTCCCAATGTAAATAGTCAAATAATCAAAAAGCCAGGTTGCAACCAGTCCAAGTGGTGGTTTACCAAATATGTTTCCCTTTACATTTTAGTACTTAGGAGGAAGAGAGGGATTATGTCCCATCATGAACTGAATGCCTGCCCATGTTTCCCTTTCCcactattaaatatttttatattctgacCTTTGTGTTCAAAatcctgttttcaaaacagaatttgagAGCCAAATGTAGATGGTCTGGAATTCTGCTTTATAGCAagatttttatgattttataatATTGCTCACAGTTGAACTGTACTAAGCAAAAGGAAGTTGGTGTTTTATTAGAACCAAATAAGCCTTTGAGAAAAACTTTATTCTAGTCATGATTTTCATGCTGACTAATAAGATGCACAAAAGCTTTAAATCACATATGCTGACATTGAAGCAGTACATACAGTTTACTCTGCGCTTTGACTGAGAGTTTTGGTTCCTAGATTAGTTGTCTCgttgtttttaaatcaacagAATGTCTCACTTTTTAAGAATGCTTGACTGACTGATATTTTTGATGCAACTTAATTGTGTACTGTCACTTTTTTCAGTCCTGGATTCATAACACTCTGCCCATGCAAAGGTACAGGTCTGGTTTATACTCTGGGTTATTAACCCACTATCAACCAAATATGCCTGCTGTCGATTTAATTCTGAAGATTAGAATAAAATTACTGTAGCCTTTTACTATCTAACGTGTTCCTTAAAGCTCTGTTTGCAACAGGTCGCGTAGTTGAGGGCTTTTGCAGTTTTTAGTTTTAAACATGCTTCTAACTTCTGAGGCAAAAAATGTAAGAGATATCCCTAAAACTGTTAGATTATGAAGAAACCAACATTTCTAGCTTTTAAGAGTGCCATGATGGATCCATGGGGCTAGAGGTTGACTGACACCAGCTTCTGAACGTTTCAGATCAGCAGTAGTATATGCTAGTTTtcttggaagtattttttttgtccaaaagCTTGAGTGTCTTAGAGGAAGAAGTGAGTTCGGGTTGCAACTAGTTTTGGTGTTTAAACTTTAGCATATATCCTGTGGGTTTGTGTCTATGTATGATCTACAGTCTTTTAAATCAGAGATTTTAATCTAGTCAAAATGGGGTCAAGTTTGGCTTCTTGCTTTTTGCAGCAGGTATGTTGCTGATCCCTAAACTATTTATTGATTGGCCTTTGTAAAACAGTACTTTCATGGATGTTTATGTACTCTACTGCACAAGCCTGTCTGTAactgaaaagaacaaagtttTCTGGTAATGTGAATTTTAAAGCTAGTTTTCACTTTATTTGATAATAATAATACGGAAATTATGGAGCTCAGTGGAGGATCAGATTCATTATGTATGGTGTCTGTCTTTCAGTTTCGTGCTTTAGCCCCCATGTATTACAGAGGGTCAGCGGCAGCCATTATAGTGTATGACATCACAAAAGAGGTAAGAAATTTGATCTTGACCCAGAATTACAGTTTctagggtgttttttttgtcaCAGGCCAGTTCTGACTCTTAattccttctgtgttttttctttttctttttttttttttcttcaccttcagGAAACTTTCTCAACATTAAAGAACTGGGTTAAAGAGCTTCGACAGCATGGACCTCCAAATATTGTTGTAGCTATTGCAGGAAATAAGTGTGATCTTAATGATGTAAGGTAAATAATCATTGGCAGGTTGGAGATTTTCACTTAAGCTCATAgtactaaatattttaagatttcagaGCAGGTGAAAGGTATAAAGCAATTTAAACTGTCTTGCACTAGCATTGTATTTTCACAAGTGGTCTGAGCTGTTTCGACTGTCAGAAGATTTGGGAGTCTGCCCTTGGACAGTCTTGCCCACTTCCTCCCCTGTGCTGGTGTGAGTATGTGCGTGATTGGGCAGTATATCAGACTGTAAAATGGATTCAGATTAAAACTAACcatttagaaaaaggaaaactgatccaagtgtatttatttttctcacacCATGGACACTTGCTGGCATAACAAAGGGGAGATAGCCGGTTTGGGAATGAGCAGTTTACAGGGAGACAGGATTACCTTTTCTGGTGGCAGTGCTAAGTTACACAAGCCCAAACTGCCTGTGAAACTACAGTGTAATACAAGATGTTTACCTCACTTTATAAGAAGTATTCCTGTCAGTCTGTAGCACCTCATTTTGGTAGGAAAAACAAGAAGACTGTTGGAAAGCATTGTGTAGGTTTTTCTGACTTGCTTTTTCAGGTGCCTTCATTCCCTGCTTAAATATTGGGGTAGAATTGGCTGTGGCTGAAATagttgcagggagcagggaaaaTTCTTGAGAAACTATGAACATAAGGCATGtactaaaaacaaaagaagcacTTTTTGATTGATGTCCTGGTTAAACCAAAATTCAGAAAGGTGTGTGCAAACTTCTTGGATTTTGATTTCATTGGAAAAGGCACCACAGCTGGTGTCTTAAAGGATGGTTATGTATTTAAAGGACCACTACAAAGTTGGCTCTTAGTATAGTTGtaaaaatttttaatatatagcAGTTATCTAGTGAGCTCTAATAACTTGTTAGAAGTAGCACATCTCTTGAAGGAAATACGGCATAAAGTTACAAAGTTACGGCATAGAGGACAAATATAAAGTATGCAGTACTAAGTTTCAATGCTTGTTTCTTGGTGCTTAGGTGGTATCATAAATTATGTAAACATTACTGTTCAAGCTAATGAGCAAAATTCCTTGTACTTTATAGTCAGAGGCAATATTTGAGTCACTGATCAAAGTCTGTGCTTTTGATATCCTAAAGTCTCTTGTTACTGCAAGTAGCCTATGTTTTTTAGAAATTGTATGTAAATTGATACAAGTATAGTCCGGTCCTCTCTCCACCTATGATGTTTGgatttttcatgttgtttaaGGAAACAAACTTAATTATCAACTTAACTACTTAGGGATGCGGAGTAACTTTTTCACTTCTCAGCTCTGTTGTGTGCTCAGTCTAAATATGTTCCTGTTTATAGCTATGTCGCCATGCTTCATGTAATGTATAAGGTATACTAATGATCTGTGCAGCGTTGTGAGATACTTGGCTTTGTAAACAGCTGGATTAGTGCAACTAATGCTTTAGGATCTTCTCAGTACATCTAAAACTGCTGTGTGTGTGAAGAATAAAGCACCCTATAATGATTGACTGCAGACCTACGCTTAGAGCACTCaagaaacaaaccccacacTAATGTTGTCAGATAGATTAAAGCCTTGTTTAGTTTAATTGTGCTTAGTGATGCTCATACTTcaaggcagggaggcagcataGAGTAAAGAATGAGCATCAGTCTCAGGATGAGGGAGCACTGTGATgccaaaaagtaaaataaaaatactcatttaATAAGACACTTAAAAGCTTAACCTATCCCTTAAGATTTTGAATAATAGGATATTTTTGCATTcacagttttttctttgctttgtttttccagagAAGTCATGGAAAAAGATGCTAAAGACTATGCAGATTCCATTCATGCAATATTTGTAGAGACAAGTGCGAAAAATGCAATAAACATTAATGAACTCTTTATAGAAATTAGTAAGTATTTAAACAGTTACTGTGCTTCCTTCTGAAAGAAGTTCAAGTAGAGATTtgattactgtattttttgtgctATTAAGGTGAGACTATACTGACTTGAATTTGTTATAAATGGACATGAATAcaaactgcaaaacaagctATATAAAATTTTAGTCATCTAATGACCTCTTAATATTCCTTCTAGAGGTTTTAAGCTTACTGTGATGCTGTTGGATAAATAGCAAGCAAATGACTCATTTCAGAAGTCGGTGTCATCTTACTGTATTTGTTATTGAATGTTGCAGTTGGTACTTCCAAGGTTatggaaggggaaggaaatggCATGAGGAAGATCCAAACGTTatacagctgagaaaaagaatgaagtcTAAAACAGTCTATTTCCAAAAATACAACAAATCATAAATGCAAGATTGCTGCATGGGAAACAGCAACTATTgtgtgtagattttttttttccacaagtatTTTTGTGATACCCtgggtgtttgctttttttttaattaaattgcaAATCTTTTCTGTCTCATTCGTGGCAGGAAtgaaaatgacaattttttctgtgaatgaaaAGCAGACAGTATTCCAAAGTGAATTCCGTGCAGTATTATTTACAGGATATgttcaggcagcagcaccaaTGTGCAGGTTATGTCAGCCTCTTTGTGAAAAGGGGACAAACGGCAATCCATTCCTCTTGTGTGTATGTGCACTGCGCTTGAGCTTTGGAAAGCTACAGAAATGTTAGACTTGAGAAAAAGATATTCAGCTGCTTATAAGGACCCTATATTGAAGCTGATGTTAGATGTGCTGTAGATCAGCTTCCTGATTTACTGACTTAATAGTTGCCCTCTGAAGTTGATCTTGAATAAGCTGTGGGGGGACAAAAATCATAAATCCTCCTCAGAAAAGAATACCTGACTAGGAATAGTCAATTTAAAAGCCTGATTAGATGACTAAAGCAGCTATCTTTACAAGCAGTTATGTGCTAAGCCTGATGCAGGTGATCTGCTGTGGAAATAAAGGTCAAGATGGTAGTTCTTGGTGAAGATATTCCAGATGGCATTCTGCAGAGTATATTCTCTGGGTGCTTTTATAGTTTAGTTCTCCAAGTCTAGATTAGCCTGAAGCGTAAATGCTGCAAAATTAGCTTAAAACTGCCTCTAGTTGTCTTTTGTGTAACCATACCTCTTACAGACATGGTATAGTCCAGGGGTCCTCATACTAGGGCCtgcgggccagatacggcccccagggtcctcagtctggcccctggtatttacagaacccccgcccccgcgcccccttgccgggggttggggggggaaaccaagcagccacagatggctgcctgccacttcatctgcgcaccagccccctgtttaaaaagtttgaggacccctggtataGACTGTTAACTGCTGTTCGTCTGTTATGCGGGGGTGTCATCACTAATGACGTATAACCAATTGAAGATGCAGTTTTGTATACAAAGCATACACTGAATGCTTAGAATTAGTTTCAAGTATAATGtttaccatatt
Encoded here:
- the RAB22A gene encoding ras-related protein Rab-22A; its protein translation is MALRELKVCLLGDTGVGKSSIVWRFVEDSFDPNINPTIGASFMTKTVQYQNELHKFLIWDTAGQERFRALAPMYYRGSAAAIIVYDITKEETFSTLKNWVKELRQHGPPNIVVAIAGNKCDLNDVREVMEKDAKDYADSIHAIFVETSAKNAININELFIEISRRIPSTDTNPLSSGKGFKLRRQPSVTKRSCC